The following proteins come from a genomic window of Bos mutus isolate GX-2022 chromosome 23, NWIPB_WYAK_1.1, whole genome shotgun sequence:
- the SRF gene encoding serum response factor, translating to MLPSQAGAAAALGRGSALGGSLNRTPTGRPGGGGGGTRGANGGRVPGNGAGLGPGRLEREAAAAATTTPAPTAGALYSGSEGDSESGEEEELGAERRGLKRSLSEMELGVVVGGPEAAAAATGGYGPVSGAVSGAKPGKKTRGRVKIKMEFIDNKLRRYTTFSKRKTGIMKKAYELSTLTGTQVLLLVASETGHVYTFATRKLQPMITSETGKALIQTCLNSPDSPPRSDPTTDQRMSATGFEETDLTYQVSESDSSGETKDTLKPAFTVTNLPGTTSTIQTAPSTSTTMQVSSGPSFPITNYLAPVSASVSPSAVSSANGTVLKSTGSGPVSSGGLMQLPTSFTLMPGGAVAQQVPVQAIQVHQAPQQASPSRDSSTDLTQTSSSGTVTLPATIMTSSVPTTVGGHMMYPSPHAVMYAPTSGLADGSLTVLNAFSQAPSTMQVSHSQVQEQGGVPQVFLTAPSGTVQIPVSAVQLHQMAVIGQQAGSSSNLTELQVVNLDAAHSTKSD from the exons ATGTTACCGAGCCAAGCTGGGGCCGCGGCGGCGCTGGGCCGGGGCTCAGCCCTGGGGGGCAGCCTGAACCGGACGCCGACGGGGCGGCCGGGCGGTGGAGGCGGCGGGACTCGAGGGGCTAACGGGGGCCGGGTCCCCGGGAACGGCGCGGGGCTCGGGCCGGGCCGCCTTGAGCGGGAGGCTGCAGCAGCAGCGACAACCACCCCGGCGCCCACCGCAGGGGCCCTCTACAGCGGCAGCGAGGGTGACTCGGAGTCGGGCGAAGAGGAGGAGCTGGGCGCCGAGCGGCGCGGCCTGAAGCGGAGCCTGAGCGAGATGGAGCTCGGTGTGGTGGTCGGTGGGcccgaggcggcggcggcggccacgGGGGGCTACGGGCCGGTGAGCGGCGCGGTGAGCGGGGCCAAGCCGGGTAAGAAGACTCGGGGCCGCGTGAAGATCAAGATGGAGTTCATCGACAACAAGCTGCGGCGCTACACGACCTTCAGCAAGAGGAAGACGGGCATCATGAAGAAG GCCTATGAGCTGTCCACGCTGACAGGGACACAGGTGCTGTTGCTGGTGGCCAGTGAGACAGGCCATGTGTATACCTTTGCCACCCGCAAACTGCAGCCCATGATCACCAGTGAGACTGGCAAGGCACTGATTCAGACCTGCCTCAACTCGCCAGACTCTCCACCCCGCTCAGACCCCACCACAGACCAGAGAATGAGTGCCACCGGCTTTGAAGAGACAGACCTCACCTACCAGGTGTCGGAGTCCGACAGCAGTGGGGAGACCAAG GATACACTGAAGCCGGCGTTTACCGTCACCAACCTGCCGGGTACCACCTCCACCATCCAGACAGCACCCAGCACCTCTACCACCATGCAAGTCAGCAGCGGCCCCTCCTTTCCCATCACCAACTACCTGGCACCAGTGTCTGCTAGTGTCAGCCCCAGCGCTGTCAGCAGTGCCAACGGGACTGTGCTGAAGAGTACGGGCAGTGGCCCCGTTTCCTCCGGAGGCCTCATGCAGCTGCCTACCAGCTTCACCCTCATGCCCG GTGGGGCAGTGGCCCAGCAGGTCCCAGTGCAGGCCATTCAGGTGCACCAGGCCCCACAGCAAGCGTCTCCCTCTCGCGACAGCAGCACAGACCTCACGCAGACCTCCTCCAGCGGGACAG TGACGTTGCCTGCCACCATCATGACGTCATCTGTGCCCACAACTGTGGGCGGCCACATGATGTACCCCAGCCCCCATGCGGTGATGTATGCGCCCACCTCGGGCCTGGCTGATGGCAGCCTCACTGTGCTCAATGCCTTCTCCCAGGCGCCATCCACCATGCAGGTGTCCCACAGCCAGGTCCAGGAGCAAG GTGGCGTCCCCCAGGTGTTCCTCACAGCACCATCTGGGACAGTGCAGATCCCAGTTTCTGCAGTTCAGCTTCACCAG ATGGCTGTGATAGGGCAGCAGGCCGGGAGCAGCAGCAACCTCACCGAATTACAGGTGGTGAACCTGGATGCCGCCCACAGCACCAAGAGTGACTGA